Proteins encoded together in one Triticum dicoccoides isolate Atlit2015 ecotype Zavitan chromosome 7B, WEW_v2.0, whole genome shotgun sequence window:
- the LOC119338029 gene encoding probable FBD-associated F-box protein At1g32375 — MRHTCFFFFLCCGEPHCYHVKTAHGPATTQTEPRPNMDTSAWWRSTEVLYPPRATSAVAAADEATLLPHRSTAMEMEAGGRGPGSGRKKRKRAAAGGRAAGNQGPQPGAGEGEGEGAAEDRISQVPDAVLGEIVSLLPTKDGARTQVLASRWRHLWRSAPLNLDCGGLLPIPTHHRDLDRLVSRILAAHTGPGRRLCVPWRNGRKAAKLEAWLRSPALDNLEELEFNNQSTGFLSRLPATTSRFAATLRLVKLELCHLPDDAVRSLHFPQLKRLALVKVVISEGALGSLILACPAMECVLLWYISGVRRARISSPRIRSIGVVALVGSNSMGMPNLDELVIEKAPSLERLLHLNLRDDLRVSVIDAPKLETFCIVHNDRCSFDRIIDHVGADSPTTMARTVKILAFRVRFFSLDMIIDFLRLFPCLEKLYMQNECNALFRSMSRQKGPKNCWRRKHRDLDITCLDVHLKTIVLESYRGGLSEVNFATFFVLNARALESMTFQVKTTDGEFIARQMRLLQVEKRASRGAEFHFTDDRCLRGFSDICHVRDLDLTDPFVC; from the exons ATGCGTCACacttgcttcttcttctttttgtgctGTGGTGAGCCACATTGCTACCACGTGAAAACGGCCCACGGCCCGGCCACCACACAGACTGAGCCCAGGCCCAACATGGACACCTCCGCGTGGTGGCGGTCCACAGAAGTACTGTATCCTCCACGGGCTACTTCAGCGGTTGCCGCCGCCGACGAGGCTACCCTCCTCCCACACAGATCGACGGCCATGGAGATGGAGGCGGGCGGACGCGGACCTGGTTCTGGCAGGAAGAAGAGGAagcgggcggcggcgggaggcagaGCCGCCGGCAACCAAGGGCCGCAGCCCGGAGCGGGAGAAGGCGAAGGCGAAGGGGCCGCCGAGGACCGCATCAGCCAGGTCCCCGACGCTGTCCTGGGCGAGATCGTCTCCCTCCTTCCcaccaaggacggcgcccgcacccagGTCCTCGCGTCCCGGTGGCGCCACCTCTGGCGCTCCGCCCCTCTCAACCTCGACTGCGGCGGCCTCCTCCCAATCCCAACCCACCACCGCGATCTCGATCGCCTCGTCTCGCGCATCCTCGCCGCCCACACGGGCCCCGGGCGCCGCCTCTGCGTGCCCTGGAGGAACGGCCGCAAGGCCGCCAAGCTGGAAGCCTGGCTCCGATCGCCCGCCCTGGACAACCTCGAGGAGCTCGAGTTCAACAACCAATCAACAGGGTTCCTCTCGCGCTTGCCGGCGACCACCTCCCGGTTCGCCGCCACGCTCCGCCTTGTCAAACTCGAACTATGCCACCTCCCCGACGACGCCGTCCGATCGCTTCATTTCCCCCAGCTCAAGCGCCTCGCACTCGTCAAGGTCGTCATCTCGGAGGGCGCACTGGGCAGCCTCATTCTTGCGTGCCCCGCCATGGAGTGCGTGCTGCTTTGGTACATCTCCGGAGTCCGTCGCGCCCGGATCAGCTCCCCTCGGATCAGAAGCATCGGCGTCGTCGCTCTCGTTGGTTCAAACTCCATGGGCATGCCCAACTTGGACGAACTCGTGATAGAGAAGGCCCCGTCTCTTGAAAGGCTGCTCCATCTCAATCTACGGGATGACCTGCGAGTGTCGGTGATCGACGCGCCTAAGCTGGAGACCTTCTGCATCGTTCACAACGATCGTTGCAGCTTCGACAGGATCATCGAC CATGTAGGTGCTGATAGCCCGACAACGATGGCGCGCACCGTCAAGATCTTGGCTTTTAGAGTGCGCTTTTTTAGTCTGGATATGATTATTGACTTCCTCAGACTCTTTCCCTGCCTGGAGAAGCTGTACATGCAGAATGAG TGCAATGCTCTTTTCCGGTCAATGTCAAGGCAAAAAGGGCCGAAGAATTGCTGGCGTCGCAAACATCGAGATCTTGATATCACATGCCTTGATGTTCATCTGAAGACAATAGTGTTGGAATCCTACCGGGGAGGTCTGTCCGAGGTCAACTTCGCCACATTCTTTGTACTGAACGCGAGAGCGCTAGAGTCAATGACGTTTCAGGTGAAAACCACCGACGGGGAGTTCATCGCGAGACAGATGAGGTTGCTTCAGGTGGAGAAGAGGGCATCAAGGGGCGCCGAGTTTCACTTCACGGACGATAGATGTCTTCGGGGTTTTTCGGATATCTGCCACGTCCGTGATTTGGATCTGACAGATCCCTTTGTGTGTTGA